One segment of Haliotis asinina isolate JCU_RB_2024 chromosome 12, JCU_Hal_asi_v2, whole genome shotgun sequence DNA contains the following:
- the LOC137259034 gene encoding uncharacterized protein translates to MADKSSFVDRTETYLASPEKVKINKNKTTIILTENTSEKTTSTKTRVSSTSWQITKTTEITDEVKTGQKVSTMNFEIGSSGSVSPTSSPGRRSFVSTTEFTTGGGKTDGAVGLSDDGSDPSDEYVFIENEDVNYVDRVETTEVQNKQESIAPEPKKSYFAYLLDQDTSSKPASKNRDSAASEGAELVHLSSAECEEKKKDDATLYERITYTPGLAIRSYAVEEIKQKKSSEGAPDRITENAENNSMQQRDGRQVTGRDASSLGEAPLTPAEGYRISQIIAMQETNLWEQERLRKEKEEYAIIDSLSMDDMMKMLGEHDRMKFESQEVNEEIFPIIPGLATDDKCSEMSETRSTEKTDTKFSEMTQGSKASAHQESHKTKPSDTSGEERTIAANNNHSETSDPSENGQSTEVKYSEVSQTVTGPSERKHISEAVYSEVSSRVQQIRTDNLSLEQVPAEADMANSPSMTKVVDNRQTETNASSHDQSSMGHAQELKTKMKSFTEQSISMGMTSMTSSATVVEGVSKITAQKQTLWSPSEKELISQPTEVERKFNITAETESRIKKLGGKLLTERSFSDIYFDNCDYCLTLSDSWLRKRDNKWELKVASGGMSIRDRVTQYKELTNEKEIVEWLKSKFQIANKCTKVKDFIKSAEMSEFATISTTHKTYRIDGCTIDLDLSDHGFQVGEIEVMAPSSAQIPAAIKTIDAMAQKLDLTLLRLT, encoded by the coding sequence ATGGCTGACAAAAGCTCATTTGTGGACCGAACAGAAACATATTTGGCTAGTCCAGAGAAGGTAAAGATCAACAAGAACAAAACAActataattttgacagaaaacacatcagAAAAGACAACCTCAACTAAAACAAGGGTCTCATCCACTTCTTGGCAAATCACCAAGACAACAGAGATCACTGATGAGGTCAAAACAGGTCAGAAGGTATCTACAATGAACTTTGAGATTGGTAGCTCAGGTTCTGTATCTCCAACATCTTCCCCTGGTAGGAGGTCCTTTGTCTCCACCACGGAGTTCACCACTGGTGGTGGTAAGACTGATGGTGCCGTAGGACTGTCAGATGATGGTAGTGATCCTTCTGATGAGTATGTCTTCATTGAAAATGAGGATGTTAACTACGTGGACAGAGTGGAGACAACAGAGGTCCAAAACAAGCAGGAGTCTATTGCACCAGAACCAAAGAAGTCCTATTTTGCTTATCTGCTGGACCAGGATACTTCATCAAAACCAGCATCCAAGAATCGTGATTCAGCTGCTTCAGAGGGGGCAGAATTGGTTCATTTGTCCAGTGCAGAGTGTGAAGAGAAGAAGAAGGATGATGCTACGTTGTATGAGAGAATCACCTACACCCCAGGTCTTGCTATCAGGAGCTATGCAGTGGAAGAAATCAAACAGAAAAAATCTTCTGAAGGAGCTCCAGATAGAATAACAGAaaatgctgaaaacaatagcaTGCAGCAACGTGATGGAAGGCAGGTGACTGGAAGAGATGCCAGCAGCTTGGGTGAAGCCCCTCTGACTCCTGCTGAGGGATACAGAATCTCCCAGATCATTGCAATGCAGGAGACAAACTTGTGGGAACAGGAACGTTTGAGAAAAGAAAAGGAAGAATATGCCATTATCGACAGTCTGTCTATGGACGATATGATGAAGATGCTAGGGGAACATGATAGAATGAAGTTTGAAAGTCAAGAGGTTAATGAGGAGATCTTTCCTATTATTCCTGGTCTTGcaactgatgataaatgttctgaaatgtcTGAAACAAGATCAACAGAAAAAACTGATACCAAATTCTCAGAGATGACTCAAGGTAGTAAAGCGTCAGCACATCAAGAATCCCACAAAACCAAACCTTCAGATACATCTGGAGAGGAAAGAACAATAGCTGCAAATAACAACCACTCTGAAACGTCTGATCCCTCAGAAAATGGGCAGTCAACTGAAGTGAAGTACTCGGAAGTGTCACAAACAGTGACAGGTCCCtctgaaagaaaacatatttctgaaGCTGTTTATTCTGAAGTGTCCTCCAGGGTTCAGCAAATCAGAACTGACAATCTCTCACTTGAGCAAGTCCCTGCAGAGGCTGATATGGCAAACTCACCATCCATGACAAAGGTTGTGGATAACCGTCAAACCGAAACCAATGCCTCATCACATGATCAGTCAAGCATGGGGCATGCACAAGAGCTGAAGACAAAGATGAAATCCTTTACTGAACAAAGCATCTCAATGGGCATGACATCGATGACAAGTTCAGCAACTGTAGTAGAAGGTGTTTCCAAGATCactgcacaaaaacaaacattgtggAGTCCCTCAGAGAAGGAACTAATCTCACAGCCAACTGAAGTGGAACGAAAGTTTAACATAACAGCAGAAACTGAAAGCAGAATAAAGAAGCTAGGTGGGAAGTTACTAACAGAAAGATCTTTTTCTGACATATATTTTGACAACTGTGATTATTGTCTGACCCTGTCTGATAGTTGGCTGCGGAAGAGGGACAATAAGTGGGAGCTGAAAGTTGCATCAGGAGGCATGTCCATTAGGGACAGAGTCACTCAGTACAAGGAACTAACAAACGAGAAGGAAATTGTTGAATGGCTTAAATCTAAATTTCAGATTGCCAACAAATGCACTAAGGTAAAGGACTTCATCAAGTCAGCAGAAATGTCAGAATTTGCCACAATATCAACCACCCATAAAACTTACAGAATAGACGGCTGCACGATTGACCTTGACCTCTCTGACCATGGTTTCCAAGTTGGCGAGATTGAAGTGATGGCACCGTCTTCGGCCCAAATACCTGCTGCCATCAAGACTATAGATGCTATGGCTCAGAAGCTGG